A single region of the Corallococcus silvisoli genome encodes:
- a CDS encoding alpha/beta fold hydrolase, producing the protein MTRQQPNSPSNPTKTSSAAPPFFPEAFREGDEDVNGTRIHFVIGGKGSPVLLLHGYAQTHLMWWRVAPELARNHTVIIPDLRGAGDSSAPAQGYDKEIMARDMRALVKKLGFDKVSVVGHDIGLMVAYAYAAQFPDEVERLAVLDAFLPGIEPWSDQVMRRTDVWHFSFNGPTAEKLVQGRERIYLDHFWTDMAANAQAIGEAERQAYTRAYAAPGRLHSTWGYFQAFDQDKKDFRELARNKLPMPVLVIGGDKSMGEPLTAQMRAVATQVEPHILKDTGHWVSEERPDEVRKLLGDFLQA; encoded by the coding sequence ATGACACGCCAGCAACCGAACTCCCCTTCAAACCCAACCAAGACTTCGAGCGCTGCGCCTCCCTTCTTCCCAGAGGCCTTCCGCGAAGGCGACGAGGACGTCAACGGCACCCGCATCCACTTCGTCATCGGGGGCAAGGGAAGCCCCGTCCTGCTCCTGCACGGCTACGCCCAGACACACCTCATGTGGTGGCGAGTGGCGCCGGAGCTCGCGAGGAACCACACCGTCATCATCCCCGACCTGCGCGGCGCCGGTGACTCCTCCGCCCCCGCGCAGGGCTACGACAAGGAGATCATGGCCCGCGACATGCGCGCGCTGGTGAAGAAGCTCGGGTTCGACAAGGTCTCCGTCGTGGGCCACGACATCGGGCTGATGGTCGCGTACGCCTATGCCGCCCAGTTCCCCGACGAGGTCGAACGCCTCGCCGTCCTGGACGCCTTCCTGCCCGGCATCGAGCCCTGGTCCGACCAGGTCATGCGCCGCACGGACGTGTGGCACTTCTCCTTCAACGGCCCCACCGCGGAGAAGCTGGTGCAGGGACGCGAGCGCATCTACCTCGACCACTTCTGGACCGACATGGCCGCCAATGCCCAGGCCATCGGCGAGGCCGAGCGACAGGCCTATACGCGGGCCTACGCGGCCCCGGGCCGACTCCACTCGACGTGGGGCTACTTCCAGGCGTTCGACCAGGACAAGAAGGACTTCCGCGAGCTGGCCCGAAACAAGCTCCCCATGCCCGTCCTCGTCATCGGGGGAGACAAGTCCATGGGCGAACCCCTCACCGCGCAGATGCGCGCGGTCGCGACCCAGGTCGAACCCCACATCCTCAAGGACACCGGCCACTGGGTCTCCGAAGAGCGCCCGGACGAAGTCCGCAAGCTCCTCGGTGACTTCCTCCAGGCCTGA
- a CDS encoding immunity 52 family protein, translated as MLTASVLSESLLAMVLSWDPEWGVVTSEQHRDLISTSATVGTFTGWMTYFSRQRGPVPPLPAPVRVEPVGDLGTLVILTPERFTVTNPEHVRLAAEVQQVLLDAGLLHPLRPLS; from the coding sequence GTGCTGACGGCCTCCGTCCTGTCCGAGTCCCTGCTCGCGATGGTCCTGAGTTGGGACCCGGAGTGGGGCGTCGTGACGTCCGAGCAACACAGGGACCTGATCTCGACTTCCGCGACCGTAGGCACCTTCACTGGCTGGATGACCTACTTCTCCCGCCAACGCGGACCCGTGCCTCCGCTCCCGGCGCCCGTGCGCGTCGAGCCCGTGGGAGACCTGGGCACGCTGGTCATCCTCACGCCGGAGCGGTTCACGGTGACGAACCCGGAGCACGTCCGGCTGGCCGCGGAGGTGCAACAGGTGCTCCTCGACGCGGGCTTGTTGCATCCCCTCCGGCCCCTCAGCTGA
- a CDS encoding PIG-L deacetylase family protein — MSTALFVSPHLDDVAFSCGGTLSALKAKGWTVALVTVFTRSVREPRGFALECQTAKGLGPEVDYMALRREEDRVFAQRLGVDLTVWGELEEAPHRGYASAEALFRPPRLDDAIEAAVARCLRPVLWELKPDRVFVPQALGSHVDHVQVVRAVQGLGIPSNRVLYYRDMPYAVRQPDAKPDAAVPPGLGALMVDITEHLERKVEGCACYGTQLAFQFGGEEGVAPLLKAFHEREAEAHGRTGAAEVFLTEAVS; from the coding sequence ATGAGCACGGCCCTGTTCGTGTCGCCGCACCTGGACGACGTGGCCTTCTCCTGCGGGGGCACGCTTTCGGCGTTGAAGGCGAAGGGGTGGACGGTGGCGCTCGTCACCGTCTTCACGCGGTCGGTGCGGGAGCCGCGGGGCTTCGCGCTGGAGTGCCAGACAGCGAAGGGGTTGGGGCCGGAGGTGGACTACATGGCCCTGAGGCGCGAGGAGGATCGGGTCTTCGCGCAGCGGCTGGGCGTGGACCTCACGGTGTGGGGAGAGTTGGAGGAAGCGCCGCACCGGGGTTACGCGAGCGCGGAGGCGCTGTTCCGGCCGCCGCGACTGGACGACGCCATCGAAGCGGCCGTGGCGCGGTGCCTGCGGCCGGTGTTGTGGGAGCTGAAGCCGGACCGGGTCTTCGTGCCGCAGGCGCTGGGAAGCCACGTGGACCACGTGCAGGTGGTGCGGGCGGTGCAGGGGTTGGGCATCCCGTCGAACCGCGTCTTGTATTACCGGGACATGCCCTACGCCGTGCGCCAGCCGGACGCGAAGCCAGACGCGGCCGTGCCACCGGGGCTCGGCGCCCTGATGGTGGACATCACGGAGCACCTGGAGCGGAAGGTGGAGGGCTGTGCCTGCTACGGCACGCAGCTGGCGTTCCAGTTCGGAGGGGAGGAAGGGGTCGCGCCCCTGCTCAAGGCCTTCCACGAACGGGAAGCGGAGGCCCACGGAAGGACCGGCGCCGCGGAGGTCTTCCTGACGGAGGCGGTCAGCTGA
- a CDS encoding glycosyltransferase family 4 protein, whose product MNNVNRLRICFISRRFFPAISGMSVYALNLVRELVACGHDVTMVSQYRNDPAGMAVYGGGPPPGIPGAHVLGCESRGEQRINQGHPASFEQDVEDLVGTVIREHRRRPFDLVHAQYGYPCGLAALEAARRLGLPNIVSIQGGDGHWVGTCCGTHKQAMLAVLGHAGALLIGSRSFAEEVRAHHGTPLERFTIVPGATDPRRFHPRSESRLGELREVPVWLYHGRVDARKGVLELLDAVKRLVAEGRRLKLRVSGMGPDVEAVRARVEAEGLRGTVELTGASTYSEAPDLYRSGDLFVSPTHSEGFSNTLLEAMASGLPIVSTKAVGVVDCLEDGRDGLLVPPKDSVALAEAMGRLMDDAPLRRRLAVTALREVRELYSWRSVGRRIQGVYTELTGTRPDTRWTHLYDPTTTEASADPSCRFRAAPHLL is encoded by the coding sequence GTGAACAACGTGAACCGGCTGCGGATCTGCTTCATCTCCCGGCGCTTCTTCCCGGCGATCTCGGGGATGAGCGTCTATGCGCTGAACCTGGTGCGGGAGCTGGTCGCGTGCGGGCATGACGTGACGATGGTGAGCCAGTACCGCAACGACCCCGCGGGCATGGCGGTGTACGGGGGCGGGCCGCCGCCGGGGATTCCGGGCGCGCACGTGCTGGGGTGTGAGTCCCGGGGGGAGCAGCGCATCAACCAGGGCCACCCCGCGAGCTTCGAGCAGGACGTGGAGGACCTGGTGGGCACGGTGATTCGCGAGCACCGGCGCCGGCCGTTCGACCTCGTCCACGCGCAGTACGGCTACCCGTGCGGACTGGCGGCGCTGGAGGCGGCGCGGCGTCTGGGATTGCCCAACATCGTCTCCATCCAGGGAGGCGACGGACACTGGGTGGGGACGTGCTGTGGGACGCACAAGCAGGCGATGCTCGCGGTGCTGGGCCACGCGGGGGCGCTCCTGATTGGCAGCAGGTCCTTCGCGGAGGAGGTGCGAGCGCACCACGGCACGCCGCTGGAGCGGTTCACCATCGTCCCGGGGGCCACGGATCCGCGGCGCTTCCATCCGAGGAGTGAGTCGAGGCTCGGGGAGCTGCGGGAGGTGCCGGTGTGGCTGTACCACGGCCGGGTGGACGCGCGGAAAGGCGTGCTGGAGCTGCTGGACGCGGTGAAGCGGCTGGTGGCGGAGGGGCGGCGCCTGAAGCTGCGGGTGTCTGGGATGGGCCCGGACGTGGAGGCGGTGCGCGCGCGGGTGGAGGCGGAGGGGCTCCGGGGCACGGTGGAGCTCACGGGCGCGTCCACCTACTCGGAGGCACCGGACCTGTACCGGAGCGGGGACCTGTTCGTGTCGCCCACGCATTCGGAGGGGTTCTCCAACACGTTGCTGGAGGCGATGGCGTCGGGGTTGCCCATCGTGTCGACGAAGGCGGTGGGCGTGGTGGACTGCCTGGAGGACGGGCGGGACGGGCTGTTGGTCCCGCCGAAGGACAGCGTCGCGCTGGCGGAGGCGATGGGGCGGCTGATGGACGACGCGCCGCTGCGAAGGCGGCTGGCGGTGACGGCGCTGCGAGAGGTGCGGGAGCTGTACTCGTGGCGGTCGGTGGGGCGGAGGATTCAAGGGGTCTACACGGAGCTGACGGGCACTCGGCCGGACACGCGGTGGACGCACCTGTACGACCCCACGACGACGGAGGCGAGCGCGGATCCCTCGTGCCGGTTCCGGGCGGCGCCGCACTTGTTATGA
- a CDS encoding sugar phosphate isomerase/epimerase family protein, with amino-acid sequence MALRFAYNTNGVAHHRFEDALRLIADSGYDGVALTLDHHHFDPFAPDFEQRAGQLAALLERLGLGLVVETGARFLLDPRRKHEPTLITPEEAGRARRLEFLKRAVDVCATCRGEAVSFWAGVPRPGVTEEAAWPWLVDGVARLSEYAASRGVVLAVEPEPGMLVETVDGWGRLHARVEAAGAPPVRLALDVGHLLVTQERAPAEAVREFAPVLGTVALEDMKRGVHEHLPFGEGDVDVPSVLRELMRAGYDRLVCVELSRDAHRAHELVPGALEWLRARLPTGAEVAA; translated from the coding sequence ATGGCGCTGCGCTTCGCGTACAACACCAACGGCGTGGCCCACCACCGCTTCGAGGACGCGCTGCGCCTCATCGCGGACAGCGGGTACGACGGCGTGGCGCTGACGTTGGACCACCACCACTTCGACCCGTTCGCGCCGGACTTCGAGCAGCGGGCCGGGCAGCTCGCCGCGCTGCTGGAGCGGCTGGGCCTGGGGCTGGTGGTGGAAACGGGGGCGCGCTTCCTGCTGGACCCGCGCAGGAAGCACGAGCCCACGCTCATCACGCCGGAGGAGGCGGGCCGGGCGCGGCGTCTGGAGTTCCTGAAGCGCGCGGTGGACGTCTGCGCGACGTGCCGGGGAGAGGCCGTGTCCTTCTGGGCGGGCGTGCCCCGGCCCGGGGTGACGGAAGAGGCCGCCTGGCCATGGCTGGTGGACGGGGTGGCCCGGCTGTCGGAGTACGCGGCGTCGCGCGGCGTGGTGCTGGCGGTGGAGCCGGAGCCGGGGATGCTGGTGGAGACCGTGGACGGCTGGGGACGGCTGCACGCCCGGGTGGAGGCGGCGGGGGCGCCCCCGGTGCGGCTGGCGCTGGACGTGGGGCACCTGCTGGTGACGCAGGAGCGGGCGCCCGCGGAGGCGGTGCGCGAGTTCGCGCCGGTGCTGGGCACGGTGGCGCTGGAGGACATGAAGCGCGGCGTGCATGAGCACCTGCCGTTTGGCGAGGGGGACGTGGACGTGCCGTCGGTGCTGCGGGAGCTGATGCGCGCGGGCTACGACCGGCTGGTGTGCGTGGAGCTGTCCCGGGATGCGCACCGGGCGCACGAGCTGGTGCCCGGGGCGCTGGAATGGTTGAGGGCGCGCCTGCCGACAGGCGCGGAGGTGGCGGCGTGA
- a CDS encoding YcaO-like family protein: protein MSVARALDAYHRAVSTGALQVFRIDPIDRMGVPVVSASLRIGTGPGAALHGNGYGRTEDEARVGAMGELVEETFCEYAMLRMPRIHGSYAALVRARGPTAVADPLTLGLPAGSPYRPDLPLVWVEVQRLSTGERVLVPEEYVAIHPGQLQGRSPLITPITNGQGAGLTRPQALSHGLLELLQRDGNGLQYRAMDQGVVLDLGGAQLAPDVRELLERYRRAGVEVMAKLAGTDFGMVNLYVVGRDMSVGDPPLMMTACGEAADPDRDRALRKALLEYACSRARKAFMHGPLSAVARVATQEYMDRFVPLVDLGAEEPRALNAMVEWARMPAAALRELTACTLMTRKTVRFEDLPRAPMAEDPSLRCDHVVRQLHAAGFDILIADLSPPGRQVHVVKVLVPGLEVETMTYNRIGERNAARLLERRDPLVGMGAPPPGAQPVRLTPEAEERLGGPVWFNARLAEARVGRLYALYREPDRHAVPAVLASRRFGGQ from the coding sequence ATGAGCGTCGCCCGAGCCCTGGATGCCTATCACCGCGCCGTGTCGACCGGCGCGCTTCAAGTCTTCCGCATCGACCCCATCGACCGGATGGGAGTCCCGGTGGTCTCCGCCAGCCTGCGCATCGGGACCGGCCCTGGCGCCGCGCTGCACGGCAACGGCTACGGCCGCACCGAAGACGAGGCCCGCGTCGGCGCGATGGGCGAGCTGGTGGAGGAGACCTTCTGCGAGTACGCGATGCTCCGGATGCCGCGCATTCACGGCAGCTACGCCGCGCTGGTGCGCGCGCGAGGGCCCACGGCGGTGGCGGACCCGCTCACGCTGGGGCTGCCCGCGGGCAGTCCGTACCGGCCGGACCTGCCGCTCGTCTGGGTGGAGGTGCAGCGGCTGTCCACCGGAGAGCGCGTGCTGGTGCCGGAGGAGTACGTCGCCATCCACCCGGGGCAGTTGCAGGGCCGCTCGCCGCTCATCACGCCCATCACCAACGGCCAGGGCGCGGGGCTGACGCGGCCCCAGGCGCTGTCGCACGGCCTGCTGGAGCTGCTCCAGCGCGACGGCAACGGGCTTCAGTACCGCGCCATGGACCAGGGCGTGGTGCTGGACCTGGGAGGCGCGCAGCTGGCGCCGGACGTGCGCGAGCTGCTGGAGCGCTACCGGCGCGCGGGGGTGGAGGTGATGGCGAAGCTGGCGGGCACGGACTTCGGCATGGTCAACCTGTACGTGGTGGGCCGAGACATGTCCGTGGGGGACCCGCCGCTGATGATGACGGCGTGTGGCGAGGCGGCGGATCCGGACCGGGACCGGGCGCTGCGCAAGGCGCTGCTGGAGTACGCCTGTTCGCGGGCGCGCAAGGCGTTCATGCACGGACCGCTGAGCGCGGTGGCCCGGGTCGCGACGCAGGAATACATGGACCGCTTCGTGCCGCTGGTGGACCTGGGCGCGGAGGAGCCGCGCGCGCTGAACGCGATGGTGGAGTGGGCGCGGATGCCGGCCGCGGCGCTGCGCGAGCTGACGGCGTGCACGCTGATGACGCGGAAGACGGTGCGCTTCGAGGACCTGCCCCGGGCGCCCATGGCGGAGGACCCGTCGCTGCGGTGCGACCACGTGGTGCGGCAGCTCCACGCGGCGGGCTTCGACATCCTGATCGCGGACCTGTCGCCGCCGGGCCGTCAGGTGCACGTGGTGAAGGTGCTGGTGCCGGGGCTGGAGGTGGAGACGATGACGTACAACCGCATCGGTGAGCGCAACGCCGCGCGGCTGCTGGAGCGACGGGATCCGCTGGTGGGGATGGGGGCGCCACCGCCGGGAGCGCAGCCGGTGCGGCTGACGCCGGAGGCCGAGGAGCGGCTGGGTGGACCCGTCTGGTTCAACGCGCGGCTGGCGGAGGCGCGCGTGGGGCGCCTGTACGCGCTCTACCGGGAGCCGGACCGCCACGCGGTGCCGGCGGTGCTCGCGAGCCGCCGCTTCGGGGGGCAGTGA
- a CDS encoding Gfo/Idh/MocA family protein, with product MLEARPAAHKLGWAVVGCGWVARDYVIPALQGSRNARLVALCDSDAEALIRIQADGAVRHTALGSVLADRSVEAVYIATPNHLHAAMTEACAAAGKHVLCEKPMAVTPQEALRMVVACQRGRVHYATAFDQRHHAAHRRLRTLVKEGVLGTVTQARIHYACWLPADWTPSNWRIDPEQAGGGAMIDLAPHGLDLLEMVLGDEWQSLTAMTQRRVHGYPVDDGAVLMGQFKSGTLGLLQVAYNCPDAYPRRTLELIGTRARALAYKTMGQTPGGSLSLTDARSGEETWIHLSPDEDRSPFLHQLESFSACVLDGRPQPFSPDRDVRLVGLLSRANHSGRAFPPCH from the coding sequence ATGTTGGAGGCGAGGCCAGCAGCCCACAAGTTGGGCTGGGCGGTGGTGGGCTGCGGTTGGGTGGCGCGGGACTACGTCATCCCGGCGCTCCAGGGGTCCCGCAACGCGCGGCTGGTGGCGCTGTGCGACTCGGACGCGGAGGCGCTGATCCGCATCCAGGCGGACGGCGCCGTCCGGCACACCGCGCTGGGGTCGGTGCTGGCGGACCGGAGCGTGGAGGCCGTCTACATCGCCACGCCCAACCACCTGCACGCGGCGATGACGGAGGCCTGCGCGGCGGCGGGCAAGCACGTGCTGTGCGAGAAGCCCATGGCCGTCACGCCGCAGGAGGCCCTGCGCATGGTGGTGGCCTGTCAGCGCGGGCGCGTGCACTACGCCACCGCGTTCGACCAGCGCCACCACGCGGCGCACCGCAGGCTGCGCACGCTGGTGAAGGAGGGCGTGCTGGGCACCGTCACCCAGGCGCGCATCCACTACGCGTGCTGGCTGCCCGCGGACTGGACCCCGAGCAACTGGCGCATCGACCCGGAGCAGGCCGGAGGGGGCGCGATGATCGACCTGGCGCCGCACGGGCTGGACCTGCTGGAGATGGTGCTGGGGGATGAGTGGCAGTCGCTCACCGCGATGACGCAGCGGCGCGTGCACGGCTACCCGGTGGACGACGGCGCGGTGCTGATGGGCCAGTTCAAGAGCGGCACGCTGGGGCTCCTGCAGGTGGCCTACAACTGCCCGGACGCGTACCCCCGGCGCACGCTGGAGCTCATCGGCACCCGGGCGCGCGCGCTGGCGTACAAGACGATGGGGCAGACGCCCGGCGGTTCGCTGTCGCTCACCGACGCGAGGTCGGGCGAGGAGACGTGGATCCACCTGTCCCCGGACGAGGACCGGAGCCCCTTCCTCCACCAGCTGGAGTCCTTCTCGGCCTGCGTGCTGGACGGCCGTCCGCAGCCCTTCTCCCCCGACCGCGACGTGCGCCTCGTGGGGCTCCTGTCCCGGGCGAACCACTCTGGGAGGGCGTTTCCGCCATGCCATTGA
- a CDS encoding inositol-3-phosphate synthase codes for MAIVGLGGAVATTAVAGMELLRQGRVDTRGLPLAGVKGLGLVEYGALTFGGWDLFEEDLVQAARHHAVLTEAQLEAVAPTLGRMRPWPAASNTKFCKNVVGTAVKQARSLREQVQVLRDDLTRFKKDERLDRVVVVNLASTEKSVDPTRPEFATPESFEKALDANAPDIGPAMLYAYAAIVDGIPFANFTPSVASDIPALLALAKRTGAPLAGKDGKTGQTLLKTVLAPALRDRALHVDGWYSTNILGNRDGEALDDPASKQNKLDTKGAALDSILGYKVQDHIVQIQYYRPRGDNKEAWDNIDVTGFLGQPMQLKLNFLCKDSILAAPLVVELARTLDLARRRGEGGVIDALGCFFKAPMSPDGQPVEHAMAEQQRHLMAWLAQGRAHQVERAPERLRG; via the coding sequence GTGGCGATTGTGGGTCTGGGTGGAGCGGTGGCCACCACGGCGGTGGCGGGCATGGAGCTGCTGCGCCAGGGGCGGGTGGACACCCGGGGCCTGCCGCTCGCGGGCGTGAAGGGGCTGGGGCTGGTGGAGTACGGCGCCCTGACGTTCGGAGGTTGGGACCTGTTCGAGGAGGACCTGGTCCAGGCGGCGCGCCACCACGCGGTGCTCACCGAGGCCCAGTTGGAGGCGGTGGCCCCCACGCTGGGCCGCATGCGCCCGTGGCCCGCGGCCTCCAACACGAAGTTCTGCAAGAACGTCGTCGGCACGGCCGTGAAGCAGGCGCGCTCCCTGCGCGAGCAGGTGCAGGTCCTCCGCGACGACCTCACCCGCTTCAAGAAGGACGAGCGGCTGGACCGCGTGGTGGTGGTGAACCTGGCCTCCACGGAGAAGAGCGTGGACCCCACCCGTCCGGAGTTCGCCACGCCGGAGTCCTTCGAGAAGGCCCTGGACGCGAACGCCCCGGACATCGGCCCGGCGATGCTCTACGCGTACGCGGCCATCGTGGACGGCATCCCCTTCGCCAACTTCACGCCCAGCGTCGCCTCGGACATCCCCGCGCTGCTCGCGCTCGCGAAGCGCACCGGCGCACCGCTCGCGGGCAAGGACGGCAAGACGGGCCAGACGCTGCTCAAGACGGTGCTCGCCCCCGCGCTGCGCGACCGCGCGCTGCACGTGGACGGCTGGTACTCCACCAACATCCTGGGCAACCGCGACGGCGAGGCGCTCGACGACCCGGCGTCGAAGCAGAACAAGCTCGACACCAAGGGCGCCGCCCTGGACAGCATCCTTGGCTACAAGGTCCAGGACCACATCGTTCAAATCCAGTACTACCGCCCGCGCGGGGACAACAAGGAGGCCTGGGACAACATCGACGTCACGGGCTTCCTGGGGCAGCCCATGCAGCTCAAGCTCAACTTCCTCTGCAAGGACTCCATCCTCGCCGCGCCGCTCGTCGTGGAGCTGGCGCGCACGCTGGACCTGGCCAGGCGCCGTGGCGAGGGCGGCGTCATCGACGCGCTGGGGTGCTTCTTCAAGGCCCCCATGTCGCCGGATGGCCAGCCCGTCGAGCACGCCATGGCCGAACAGCAGCGCCACCTGATGGCGTGGCTGGCCCAGGGCCGCGCGCACCAGGTGGAGCGCGCCCCGGAACGCCTCAGGGGCTGA
- a CDS encoding MATE family efflux transporter, with the protein MTQPPPAPRASDASPAASGLKGLFASLWLAVRGSTEDLATGPVDRAFLLLSVPMVLEMVMESIFALVDVLFVSRLGADAIATVGLTESVLTLFQTVPLGLSIGATALIARRIGQKDPERAASTAVQALGLGLALAVPLALAGCLFARPLLIALGAAPGVVAQGTSYTRLMLGGFPIIMLLFLISAILRGAGDAATSMRALWLANSVNIVLAPLFIFGLGPVPAMGVTGAALATTVGRSTGVLYQLYRLLKGSGRLELRRGHLRVEPSTLRSLLRLSGGAILQSLLGMSSWLVLMRIVATFGSTALAGYTLAMRILLFAQQPSWGLSHAAGTLVGQSLGAGDTDRAERAAWRASFYTLGFLGAVAVGFLVFAEPLIHRFTSEPEVALHAARCLRIVSCSLALYAFVTVLPHAFNGAGDTTTPTVVNGLFSWGLQLPLAWILSHPLGWGPTGAFVAIAVTYGALGLASAALFRRGGWKLRHV; encoded by the coding sequence ATGACGCAACCCCCTCCCGCCCCGCGCGCCTCGGACGCCTCCCCCGCCGCCTCGGGACTCAAGGGCCTCTTCGCCTCCCTGTGGCTGGCCGTGCGCGGCTCCACCGAGGACCTGGCCACCGGGCCCGTGGACCGCGCCTTCCTGCTGCTGTCCGTCCCCATGGTGCTGGAGATGGTGATGGAGTCCATCTTCGCCCTGGTGGACGTGCTCTTCGTGTCGCGCCTGGGCGCGGACGCCATCGCCACCGTGGGCCTCACCGAGTCCGTGCTCACGCTCTTCCAGACCGTGCCGCTGGGGCTCTCCATCGGCGCCACCGCGCTCATCGCCCGCCGCATCGGCCAGAAGGATCCGGAGCGCGCCGCGAGCACCGCCGTGCAGGCCCTGGGGCTGGGGCTGGCCCTGGCCGTGCCGCTGGCGCTCGCGGGCTGCCTCTTCGCGCGCCCGCTCCTCATCGCGCTGGGCGCCGCGCCCGGCGTGGTGGCGCAAGGCACTTCCTACACGCGGCTGATGCTGGGCGGCTTCCCCATCATCATGCTGCTGTTCCTCATCAGCGCCATCCTGCGCGGCGCGGGGGACGCGGCCACCTCCATGCGCGCGCTGTGGCTGGCCAACTCCGTGAACATCGTGCTCGCGCCGCTGTTCATCTTCGGCCTGGGCCCCGTGCCCGCCATGGGCGTCACCGGCGCGGCGCTGGCCACCACCGTGGGCCGCTCCACCGGCGTGCTGTATCAGCTGTACCGGCTGCTCAAGGGCAGCGGACGTCTGGAGTTGCGCCGCGGGCACCTGCGCGTGGAGCCGTCCACGCTGCGCTCCCTGCTCAGGCTGTCCGGCGGCGCCATCCTCCAGTCGCTCCTGGGCATGTCCAGCTGGCTCGTGCTGATGCGCATCGTGGCCACCTTCGGCAGCACGGCGCTCGCGGGCTACACGCTGGCCATGCGCATCCTGCTCTTCGCGCAGCAGCCATCGTGGGGCCTGTCCCACGCGGCGGGCACGCTGGTGGGCCAGAGCCTGGGCGCGGGCGACACCGACCGGGCCGAGCGCGCCGCGTGGCGCGCCAGCTTCTACACGCTCGGCTTCCTGGGCGCGGTGGCGGTGGGCTTCCTCGTCTTCGCCGAGCCCCTCATCCACCGCTTCACCTCCGAACCGGAGGTGGCCCTGCACGCCGCGCGCTGCCTGCGCATCGTCAGCTGCAGCCTGGCCCTCTACGCCTTCGTCACCGTGCTGCCTCACGCCTTCAACGGCGCGGGGGACACCACCACGCCCACCGTGGTGAACGGCCTCTTCTCCTGGGGCCTCCAGCTGCCCCTGGCGTGGATCCTCTCCCATCCGCTGGGCTGGGGCCCCACGGGCGCGTTCGTCGCCATCGCCGTCACCTACGGCGCGCTGGGGTTGGCCAGCGCCGCCCTCTTCCGACGCGGAGGCTGGAAGCTGCGGCACGTTTGA
- a CDS encoding glycosyltransferase: MASGPRVLLLAERFPPDIGGLARSGARTAGSLVRLGARVDVMAWTRTAAPGALETVADAGEVSPFAKGVTLHRLGLFGGVDLSMQHTLDVLGYLHARRKYDLVWGHYLYPPGFLAVVFAQSAGLASVLSARGNDVDQLMFPPGDFARLLWTLQRADVLTAASRDLGRKMAMLLGRDPGVEVIPNAVDTALFSPGPADGALRERLGIAPGEAVLGFSGELRHKKGLPFLLSALTEVRRVRPACLLVIGEVRARDAEHLVAYRTEHPEDASRILVSGALESPALIAEHLRLCDVYLQPSLWEGMPNALLEAMACARPVIASDAGGIPEAVESGVNGFIVQKALLNHLGQACLDVLGLSDAERAALGAAARARIEAGFQSGAEAEVLSRVLARAIPRSSA, translated from the coding sequence ATGGCTTCCGGTCCCCGAGTCCTCCTCCTCGCCGAGCGCTTTCCCCCCGACATCGGAGGGCTGGCCCGCAGCGGCGCGCGCACCGCGGGCTCGCTCGTGCGGCTGGGCGCGCGCGTGGACGTGATGGCCTGGACGCGCACGGCGGCGCCCGGGGCGCTGGAGACGGTGGCGGACGCGGGGGAGGTGTCGCCGTTCGCGAAGGGCGTGACGCTGCACCGGCTGGGGTTGTTCGGCGGCGTGGACCTGTCCATGCAGCACACGCTCGATGTGCTCGGCTACCTGCACGCGCGGCGGAAGTACGACCTGGTGTGGGGGCACTACCTGTACCCGCCGGGCTTCCTCGCGGTGGTGTTCGCCCAGAGCGCGGGGCTGGCGTCCGTGCTCAGCGCGCGCGGCAACGACGTGGATCAGCTGATGTTTCCGCCGGGGGACTTCGCCCGCCTGCTGTGGACGCTCCAGCGGGCGGACGTGCTCACCGCCGCGTCGCGGGACCTGGGCCGGAAGATGGCGATGCTGTTGGGCCGAGACCCGGGCGTGGAGGTCATCCCCAACGCGGTGGACACGGCGCTGTTCTCACCGGGGCCGGCGGACGGGGCGCTGCGCGAGCGGCTGGGCATCGCGCCGGGCGAGGCGGTGCTGGGGTTCTCCGGCGAGCTGCGCCACAAGAAGGGGCTGCCGTTCCTCCTGTCGGCGCTCACCGAGGTGCGGCGCGTGCGGCCCGCGTGCCTGCTGGTGATTGGCGAGGTGCGCGCGCGGGACGCGGAGCACCTGGTGGCCTACCGGACGGAGCACCCCGAGGACGCCTCCCGCATCCTCGTCTCCGGCGCGCTGGAGTCCCCGGCGCTCATCGCGGAGCACCTGCGGCTGTGTGACGTCTATCTCCAGCCGTCGTTGTGGGAGGGCATGCCCAACGCGCTGCTGGAGGCGATGGCCTGCGCGCGGCCGGTCATCGCCAGTGACGCGGGGGGCATCCCGGAGGCGGTGGAGTCCGGGGTGAATGGGTTCATCGTGCAAAAGGCGCTCTTGAATCACCTGGGGCAGGCGTGCCTGGACGTGCTGGGCCTGTCGGACGCGGAGCGCGCGGCGCTGGGGGCGGCGGCGCGGGCGCGCATCGAGGCGGGGTTTCAGTCCGGCGCGGAGGCGGAGGTGCTGTCGCGGGTGCTGGCGCGCGCGATCCCCAGGTCGTCCGCGTAG